A stretch of the Chanos chanos chromosome 1, fChaCha1.1, whole genome shotgun sequence genome encodes the following:
- the mtpn gene encoding myotrophin — MGDKELMWALKNGDLDEVKALLVKDEDVNRTLEGGRKPLHYAADCGQAEMLEFLLSKGADVNAPDKHGITPLLSATYEGHLACVKILLEKGADKDRKGPDGLSAFEAAESEAIKALLK; from the exons ATGGGGGACAAGGAGCTGATGTGGGCCTTGAAAAATGGAGACCTGGACGAGGTTAAGGCTTTATTGGTAAAG GATGAGGATGTTAACCGGACcctggagggagggaggaaaccCCTGCACTACGCAGCAGATTGTGGTCAGGCAGAGATGCTGGAGTTCCTCCTCTCTAAGGGAGCAGACGTCAAT GCACCTGACAAACATGGCATCACTCCCCTGCTCTCTGCCACTTATGAGGGTCACCTCGCCTGTGTCAAGATCCTACTAGAAAAG GGAGCAGATAAGGATCGGAAAGGACCAGACGGCTTGAGTGCTTTCGAAGCAGCCGAGAGCGAGGCCATCAAAGCGCTTCTCAAGTGA